tttagtGACGTTCTAGTTACTAACTCGGTAAACTTGCATGTTAAATGTACAGTGCACCCCTGCATGTTTGAAGTTAGGGATTGCGAATTTGCAGATTGGGGGGAGGGTATCCTATCCTCTGTTATCCTAAGAAAATTTCATGCTTGCCGTTTTATGGGTAAGGCAAAGCAAaggataatgtaaaaatattgttttggggTCAACGAAAAGGAAGTGAGGGGGAGAAGTTTCAGTGTTGTCTtgtagaaaaaatgttttgctgttatTTGGACATcgatagggggaaaaaaaaacagaggtgaTCATGAATTCCTCCTATTTTTGCCATGAGCTGCAATGCTCGGACCCTATCCACCGAACTCAAAGTTTTGATTGATTTTCAAGGCAGTTGAGCTCTTTATTAAAGTATTCTGGGGGGCAATTCCACTCTATATATTCTTGATGACGGGTAGTACTATACTTGTATATACATAAAGATAAAGGTATGTGCTTAACCAAAGTGTGAAAGCAGACACGTTGAGtcattaaaagcaaaatgaaTGCATTGTTGGGTATGTTCTGGTGTTAGGACAATTCCTTTGTCAGCTGGTAGAAAACAGTATTGCAAACCTGCTGGCACTGGTTCAATAATACACCCTATCTGTGTACATACGCCTGACTTTactgcgggcagcatgggatcgattcccgctcagtgatggtgtcgatatcggCCCTACGACcgaatggcgaccagttcagggtgtagcctgcctttggcctgaagctagctgggataggctccggctcccctgtgaaccttgtgaggattggtggcttggatgatggatggatgaacacatGTTAACTGTATATATTATGAACATTTGAGGGTTAAACCTGATCATCTTATGAGATTTTACTTTCCAAAAACTCAGCCCAAGAAGGCACTTTCACTTTGCAATATGAAATTTTGTAGGCATGTCTATCATGACACTCGCATAAAAAGAACCAAGATCCGAAAAGACACCAAGTCTGCTATTTTTGTCCAGTGGCTGTTAAGGACGTGAATTGGTCATTTCCATGGCACCCCAAAAGGAAATAGAATCTTAGAGATTTTGTTCAACTGCTACCAAATTTCAACAttccaaagcaaatttatttatatagcgcatttcatacacaagatgactcaatgtgctttacatgattaaaagcttgtgaatacaaagaaaaaaacattttaaacaggaaaacaattaaaaagcacaaaaacatttgaaaaaatgaaaagtccaaTAAAAAGCGTACAgtgtaaaaaatattaaaaagtggaaatactctaaaaagcatgagaacaaaaaagaagtttcaacctggatttaaaaacattcatacttgCCGCGAACATCACTCATGTTGGCAACTCATTCCCTTTGTGTGCAgcaaatgctgcttcgccatgtttgcttcggACTCTGCGctgcactatttgacctgaatcagtcgatctcagagcgcTACTGGGGTTGTATTCTGTCTTTCATGTACTGTactcaggacctaaaccatttagtcatttatagaccagtagcagagtTCTAAATTCTACTCTAAAGctcactggaagccagtgcaaggactttagaattggagttatatgctctgacctctttgttctggtcagaactcgAGCAGCAgcgttctgaatgagctgcagtcgTTTAaggctctttttggggagtccagtcagaagaccattaaagGAGTCAAGTTATCTTGAGATAAAGTAGATAAGATCATTTAacacctgtgattggctggcaaccagttcagggtgtaccctgcctcctgcccaaagcttgccgggataggctccagcactccagccaTCCGTGTGAGGATGACGGTCtcagaaaaaagatggatggatcatttagCACTTCGACAAAAGCAGATTCTGCACTGccatgagtttggaaacctgattgaaatgtgtcaaaaagtccatttaaattctaGAAATTGCTGAATTGATTAAGAATAACAAttttggctatgaaagggagattcgaGAAAGATGGGTGAGGGCCAGGACGCTATATTACAGGACAAATTTCTAATTACTTGCTCAGGTTCACTACCATACCTTGACAAGCAAGCCAGCGGGAAGTCAAAAGTGAAGTTTTTCAGAAATGTACTATGCAAAGCATAGCAGAACATTATTCTAGGGTGTCTCCGAACTCCATCAATCTGCTCTCCTCAATCAACATCTGTGAAGCGGCTCACAAAATCCATCCGAGTGGGAGGAAGTCAACCTGTGCCGTCGCAAATCCGGAGGAAGAGTAATTAATGCAGAGTGATCTGGGCATCGCGGGCCGATGAGTCACGTGCACTGCATAAATCTCGTGCAAAGCGTAGCCAGGCAACAGAGCCCGTGGCGTCCAGGCCTCGGCAGTCACCCTCATTCCGTCACGGTCTCGTGGAACCAAGTCCGGTCCGAGGCTGGTCACGCCACCGGAAGAACTACAAATTGCCGTAATCAGATTAATTATGCTTGGTAATGTGTAGCTGTTGTCAGAAACTCAGGTGCAAATGTTCTTATTAAAAGCTGATTAGCAGACAGACTCCGCACAAGACTGCTCATCAGGATTACTTTGACATATTTAACGCCTTTTAAATGTCACATGCGGGCGGATGAGCAACGACCAAGAGTGTCAGGAGATTGTAGGACTAAGATGGAGTACACACATGCCTACAATTGGGccaaattcaaacattttcccTCTCATACGTTTAAATTTAGCAAAAGGTCCGATTGTCCAACGTCTCTGAGGATTATCCGGAGTGATTGTACTCTGGTGTTGGGTGTGTTGAGAGTGGTAGCATAATACCACATTCTTAGCGCCAACCTTCAAAGTTCTATAATGTTAATGCCTCTCATTCGCCcagtcacacatgcacacacacttacacacaaatCCCAAGTCCCATAATTGGGGGAAATAAGTAGGCATCAAAAACAGCACatgtcatattttaaaactgaTTATATAAACctcaatttcaatgaagttgggacgctgtgtaaaatgtaaataacagaATGCAgtacaattatttgcaaatctGTTTCAACCTATAATTCAACACAATACCCTACATAGTTacgatatttaatgtttaagcTTCATAACTTCGcctttttgtgaatattcacTCATTCTGAATTTAATGTCTGCAACACGTTCCCAAATATCTGGGACAGGAGCATGTTCACCGCTGTGTTTTATTACCGATCCTTTTAGCAACACACTCAATTAACATTTAGGAACTGAAAACCCAAACTGTTTGATTCTTGTCTTTTTTGCTAATCCGGCTTGACTTTTACTTAACAGTCCGGCGTCTCTATTATTTTGCAGTCCATATTGCGACATTTTTGATGGCCAGACAGCTGTTTAAATGATACAGATTTTTAATGCAAGGACCCAGAGGGATCGAAGGTCGCAGGGGTTTTGTCTTCGCTGCTTTGTTGCAGAGCTCTCTCAAGATTAATTCCCCAAATTCCTTGAAATTGCATGTTGACAAATTTTCGAATCAGTTGGTCTAATTTGTCACACAGTTTTTTGTAAGTGGTGGGGCTCACCCAATCTTCCTTAgcttttatacttttttttttttcccccgctgaCCTGTTCCCAATTAACCTGTCAATCCTGAGCAGTTTCAAACCGGTGGCTTTTGAGCAGTCCTTTCCAAGTTGTTGCCTTCATTGCAGCTTTATTGGAACGTGTCGCAGGCATCAAGctcaaaatgagagaatatttgcaCAACAAAAAGCTTTCATGAGTTTGAACATCATCTCGTTCATATTTATAACTCCCAGAGTCAGAACAGCCACATTCCTCGTTATGAGGGGGTGCACAGTTGTGCAACCACActacctcattttaaaaaaaacgctaTCCTGTTAAAGTATGCAACAagttttattagttttgtttttgttatgttatgaggaTTGTGTTAGATACTTGCTTTTAATTGGCAAAAAGAAACCATTTTTCAGTGTTCTGTATTTACACATTTTGAATTCCTCccagtctcattttttttttcagattgtttcccagttggaaaaatatgaatagtGTACATTTGCAGAAGAATAAGATTAGGGAACATTTTGGGGTTCACTTCAAGTTTATGATGAAACTGGGGTGTGGTGCGCATACAGTGTTGAATGGACACCAGCCCATCATATTCAAttcaaaataagtgaaaatgCTATGTGGCCACAAAAATAAGTcaattgacacatttttttctgacatatGTGTGAATTTGCGAAAAAAAGTATAACGGGATATGAGTCTTTAAGCGTGGGTACCTTCAGACTCCTGTTCAGCGCGGTCACTTGTGGCCGGATGCTGGCGGTTTTGCCCAAATGACGGCGTCACATGACGGGCCAGGACAGTTGTGGCCGTAGGCGTTCCGACATTATGTAACTGTGTTGCTTTCGCAAAGACTCCTGGGAATCACACATGACTCTGGAGTACCTCGAGGAGGTCAGACGCTCAAAGAGCGCCATAGCGATGACAAAAAGTACATGTGAAAACGCATCCGCAAAGTATTCGCAGGGCTTCACTTGCCGATGGCCTGCCTTCAAAAttgattacatttattttccccCTTTAAAATCAAAGGCTGTGAATATTGAGATAAATGTGGTAACTGGTTTGATTTGTTTGGTCTGGTGTGAGTGTCTATtagtaccctgtgattggctggtgagcagAACTCAGCTGAGATAGCCGCAAGCACACCCGCGatccaagtgaggataagcggtttgaaAAAAGGATGGCTCAAGGGCTGCAACACAATATGGGAAATGTAAAGCGCCGTGAATACTTTACTAATCGTTTTATGTTTTATAACATGGATCAATGATAGCAGCGCTTTCCCACATCTACTCAGATGGAATGATTTATTCATGATAgcataataaaacaatgaacaTTGAAAGCACTGACAGTTGAACTGaaggcctctctctctctctctctctctcacacacacacacacacacacacacaccacacacacaccacacacacacgtccaaacacccacacacacagcatGCACAAACACCCCCCCACCGGCCCACTGCCCTCCTTCTGCCTttgtttatacttttttttgtaaattctcTGCCCcagtcagtctttttttttttttaaatcctttaaatatatttgatataaaaaaaacacgccCACGTATGATGAACCGTTCAGGGGTtgctcctcgtcctcgtcctgtCCTCTACCCCGCTCCCGCCAATCATGGCTCCTGGACCACTAAAAACAttgagacatgaaaaaaaaaaaattgggggagaaagaaagacggcactagaaaattggtttgataacctccctgaaaaaaagaaagtaataataaaaaaaaagacagcagtgGCGTGTTTGTGGAGCTCTGGAGGCACTTCGGCACAGAGCAAAGGCCCCACACCTGACACCACAGCCAGCAGAGAGAGGAGAGCGAGCGAAGAAGGCGGCAGTGGGACATGcaagaggggtgggggtgttgtTTAGGGGGCGGAGTTACTGAGCGAGCACCTGACAAACGTGGAGGAAAAGGCCAGCCTCCCCTCCACTTAATGCCGTGTTCAACAGAGgtggagaggaagaagaagcagaagagaAAGAGCAGTGAACTGGGCGAAAGCTTTACAACACGAACAGGAAGTGGGTCCTTTAAGGGAAGCTGGCAGGTGTCTGGGGGTGGTGGGAGGAAAGCTCACTGTGGTCCCTTGGTTttcaacaaccccccccccccaccccgctatcatcatcatcacccccctGTCTCTTCACAGGTAGAGCTCCTTGGCTCGGATATGCTGCAGCTTCTCTCTCAGCATGCGGAAGGAAGGCCGCACCGCTGCGTCAAGGGTCCAGCACTGCTTCATCAGGTCGTACACGACCGGCGGGCAGCCGTCAGGGGCATCCATCTTGTAACCCTTCTCCACACGGGGCACCACCTCTTTCAGCGGCTGAAAGGGAGGAGAGATCCAAAACATCAGCAGGATGTCCAAAGTGGGAGCAATGCTGCCACCTGCAGGCTAAGGCCTCACACAGTCTCGGATCACTGCAAAGAGCTGAGGTTCATTTTGAAAAGGATAAATGACCCTCGAATGTACAATTACAGCATTTATTCAAATTGTTGACCCAAGTGTTTGAAATTTGGTTCTCTGctaatgcttaaaaaaaataaaaagctgccCCTGAAGACAATTTCATATAGGTTAACCCATAAAAAAGGATCAAGAAGCCATGTCTTAAAAGACCGAAGTTTACAGTTTCCTTCAATATCCCCCAAATTTGATCTGGTATTGCTCTCTAGATTCTTTATTTTGGAGGGTAGGGGGGTGAGAACCCTCATGTCTTTGTTCAATCTACGTTGGTGTGGCATTCAGTTACTCACAATTCGAGGGTAAGGCACACGGCCGAAGGAGTAGATCTCCCAGAGTAAGATTCCATAACTCCAGACATCCGACTTAGTGGAAAACCTCTGTGGGAAAGGAAAAAGAGTTGCCAGACCAAGGTGATTGTCATTTAACACAGACAAAACTAATTTTCACCTTCTCCCTTAGAGCTTCAGGGGAGGTCCACTTGACAGGGAGCTTGGCGGTGTCCTGTATGGAGGAGGCCTCCTTGGTCAGCCCAAAGTCGCTGACCTTGGCGATGTTGTCATCTGACACCAGGACGTTGCGTGCTGCAAGGTCTCTGTGGACAAAGTTGTTGGCTTCCAGGTACTCCATGGCCTCACACACATCACTGAAGAGGATGacacattattattgtttcaaAAGGAGAGGACTGGACCACAATACGGCGTGACACACTTGTCAATTGTATATGGTAGGGCTGTAACAATATTTCTCAGTATGGTAGAGAGGCACCAAGTGACACAAAATATATTAGGtaatggggagaaaaaaaaaaaaaaaaaaaaatcgcttactCTTTAGTCATATGCTATACTTTGTAAACAAATAGAGCACAGATAAGCCTCTGGCTGGAAAACGCTTTTGCGGTCAACATTGTGAACTACTTTGAAACGCCTCTATCTTAAAAGGCTGATTGGAAACCCAAAGTTTTGCTTTAAAGCCTGATCGGGAGTTAAAACTCGAATATGAAACCCTCGCCCAACCTTAATACTGGCTTGTAATGCTTACCATAAAATAAAGCTTCAATCCCGTTTTAAAATCTGCTGCATTCATTGTGACTTTCAAATATGGTCCATAGACAACTTGCCACACAGAACACAAAAGGCATGGGACACACATCGACCccgcaaacaacaacaatgcagcTCAGCTTTCGGCTACAAGATGTCATGGctagtgattttgttttttaataccgAAAATGTTGTCGTCTCTCATTTTTGGCACGAGACCTTGAATGTGGGGCAAGTGccatgagtgattttttttttcccccatgacaGAGTTGACGATAACTCACAGCGAGAACTTCAGTAGGCAGTCTCCACCAAGCACGGTCCGTCCTCGGGAACGCAGGTAGTCCACCAGGCTGCCCTATTGCACAGGTGGTATCGAGACCTTTTTAGTAGGGAAATCATttagatttgaaaatcatttgaaaagtgcATGGAAAAGACCACTCACCAtcacataaaaatacacacatacatacatacaatattttccAGACCGTGGCGCTCACGTGATAATAAGCTGTACGTACTCTGTGTAGCATTTTTCCCCTTCCATTGGCTACGCTGGACCATATGCAGCGGATATATACCATATGCACCGGTATGTTGTAAAATGAGACATTCACACAAAGACTTTGCAAGTGTTTATGAACATACATTGTTTCGAAATAGTGACTGTAACATGGCAGTAAAACGGctcaaacacaacacaaagcCTGTTTTTATTCAGTCTCCTTCTGTTCACTGAATCCACCCAAGTCGTTCAGTATCGGAGTTGAAAAGCCTGAGAATGTCTCTGTTGAAGCAACTGGATGATCAGGAAGAGGACTGGCGGAATATCatatggtcagatgaaaccaaaacttGTCATGTTTGGAGAAAAAAGAAGGCCGCATTCTATCCAAAGAGAACCATACCTAGTGTGAAGCATGCGGGGTGGAAACATTATGCTTTGGGGCTATTTTTCTGTAAAGGGACCAGGAAGACTGATCCGtgtaaaataatgaatgaatggtgcCATGTATCGTGACATATTGAGTGAAAACTTCCTTCCGTCAGCAAGGGCATTGAAGATAAAATGCGGCTGAGTCTTTTAACATCCCAAACACACTGCCCAGGCAATGAAGGAGTGGCTACGTCAGAAACATTTCAAGGTCCAGGAGTGGCTTAGCAAGTCTCCAGATCTTGGGACGGAATTGAAAGTCGGTGTTGCCCAGCAGCAGCCACAAAACATCACTGGTCTAGAGGAGGATGTCTCCATGAAGGAATGGGccaaaacatcaacaagagTGAGTGAAAACCTTGTGAAGACttccagaaaatgtttgacctctgtcattgccaacaaagtatatatatttataaaaaaaaaaaaaaaaaaaaaaaaatcacttttgctCGACCAAATAGTCATTTTCCACCATCATTTGCCAGTAAAATTTGTTAAACAGATTatcaggattttatttttctcattttgtctaaTAGGTGACGTATATCTATGATGAATATTACAGGGATCTCATCTTTAGGTGAGACAACTTGAGCaactaaatacatattttgcccCACTGTAACACTAAAATACAGTACCATATTAAAAAAtgtcggcacggtggctcagctggtaaagcgttggccttacagttctgaggtcccaggttcaatcccggaccagcctgtgtggagtttgcatgttctccccatgcctgcatgggtttcctccgggcactccagccacattccaaaaacatgcaacattaattggacactcaaaattgtccctaggtgtgattgagagtgcggctgtttgtatccatgtgctctgcgattggctggcaagcagttcagggtgcatcccGCCTCTTGTCTGTTGACAGCAACcgcgcaaccctcgtgagggtaagcggcgaagaaattgatggatggatggatattaaaaaaTTTGCTAAGAATTTTAAGACGAGTTTTCATTGAGCAGTAGTTTTGTTCAGTACATAATTATAAAGCTCTGCATGAGTGTCAGAATAGAGCATTTGTATCAATGTTTGAAACCAAAATACGGAACTTTTGCCCGAAGTTTGGTCCCAGGCTTGAAACCCTGACTTAAAACCTGGACCtcaaatgaaaacataatttGACGGCCTAATCCAGGCTTCAAACTTAATTTGAAAATCCCTATCCGAGGCGAGAATGTACATTTGAGCAGAACTGCCGTGGTGGACAAGTAGCTTTTATTTTGAGACCCTTTCTGGATTGGTTTAATTACATACCAAACTAAAGTGTACAGCTCGGTGGAAAAAGTTCAATCTTGGTACCccataaaaatcactgaaaagtggGTTCAGTTCATTTTGGATATTTTAGgacatttcacaaaaatctaTCCTGAACTGAACCGACTTGTAAGGCTTAGGAGGAATTGTGGCTTTACCAGTTTTAGAACCCTTACATTGTGGTACCAAAGAAAAGCATGCCAGCAATGCTGACACAGCTTCCACCGTCCCATTGACGCACAGCCGCACGAAAATGCCAGTATTGGGGTGTCCAAGTACAATTCCAGCTGAATCTCTGTGTGTAATGTGTTTCACTGACCTTGGCCATGTACTCTGTGACGATGTAGAGACTACCCCTCTCCTCCACAATGACTCCCAGCAACTGCACCAAGTTGTTGTGTCTCAATTGCCTatggaaacataaaaaaaagtggtttctCTTTTAAGAACCAGGCTATACTGTACCTATTTGAGAATTTCTGCCAGGTCTGGCTCACGTCATGACTGAGGCTTCTGCGATGAAAGCCTGTGCCGTAGCGTCGTTTTTGATACACTTGACTGCCACTTTGGTCCCTCTGTAGTCACCCACCATCACATCTGACAAGACAGAGGGAGATTTGAGGACAAAGGTGACCATGATCACACCAACatttgtttgaaaccctaacccagctTTAAAACCTAAATATGAAATCCAGAACTGTCGTAAAACAGGTTTTTGTAACCCTAATTCTACTTGAAATGCGAAGCCTAGTTTGAAACCCTTGTGTGAAACTAACCTGGGCTTGACATCATGACCCCGTTCAAATGTTAAACTGTCTCTGATGTGCGGACTCACCTCCAAACTCTCCTTTACCGATGGTCTGCAGGAGtttgagctccttcctgtttagGGCCCAGCCGCCTGCAGGAACACCAGACACAAGTCTGATTGTAATTTAACTTAAGCATGCAATAgtaagaaaaaagtaaaaaaaaaaaatacaattaagaaagtaaacactatcagtgacttttTGCATTGCCCTGACAATAGTAATGTAAACAATCCTGTACTGCAAAATTACAACCTATATACTTTTTATACTACATATAAGCCTGCTGTCAAGCGATCAGCAGCGTATGGTTTGTTCTGCAATTCAAAAGTTTTCCAGAATATAGTGATTTTTCTACAAAGCGTTTCAAACTCTGAACCTGGCTTGAATCCATAACTTTTGGTTCAGAAACTGTCACAGGCTTGAAAGAACAGTTCATTCAGTACATCTGTTTAGAACTGTGGCTTCTTTCTAGAAGTGTGGCTTCACCAACCTTTACTGATTTAGATGCAAACTATACCGGTGGTACAGTCCAGTTACACTACGTGGCGTTGCCATAAAGTCACTCTATTTATGTAGCAGACAGAGCTATCGCCATCTCACCGACACACGGTACCGTGGAAATGCAAGTGTCAGGGGTTTACTGTTCTCTTGACAGGGTTTACAAGCTTGAATGAATGGAGGACTGACCTTACTATAGTTAGACGAATACAAAGGCTTCCGGCATTTAATGCAATTACAGCCATGTCAGTACACACACAACAGTTAGGTTAAATGCCCTTACTCCTGGAGAACTCGTCCTGTGCCGCCACAGTGCCTTCCATCAACTTGGGCTTGATGAGGCTGGTGCAAAGGCCATCGGCATCTTTGGTATAGTGCTGCCAAGAACACATGAGAACTGAATGAATAATTTGTAAAGACACAAAACATTGGCTAGTCAAGGAAATTTGATGGTTTCCTGGGCTGTATAAACGGCACAGACTGAAGAGAGGGGACCGTGTCATACCGGTCAATATTTTACTTTACGAGGTGATATCAAAATGAGCAATGTTTGGGTGGCATGTTGTGTTGAAACCAATGTTGCTCCCCATTAAGTAAATTTAACTCGAGATTTTCCCCATtcttgaggatggagctctGTAGACGAGGCAGACTTTGGGTAAGGTATTGTGCAATACCGAGAAGTATTTCACACCTAGTTTGGGGTTGTACCACAGCCGTAACAGGCAGAATGCCGCTTGTGTATATTATACTACCAGGAATGGAGTCTGAAGTTCAACATCCAAACTATACTCTCCCGGCCTCTTGAACACAATCTACATGTATAATAAGCAAGACAGCCTGGTAATTTTCCTCCTTTGCAAGTGGGATCAAAACTATAACAGGTGAGAGGGAACCTGTGtgtaaatttagatttttactGGCGTGGGCGGTGACCGTGCTGACATTGCCGCAGCTATCTCACATGCAGTTTGCCTTTTTACTAGAGTACAACCCACATGCACAGTTTCAAAAATGTAGTCCAGTACTCCTCCAAGCCGGGGAGGTCAAAAAGGCTGGTATTGGCATGGACaccacagggtggagtttcctctgcattttttaGCCATTTCcgggagcatttttttaaaaaactttttgtgACTTATATTTTCTGTATCTGCTAGGACCAATGGACCTAGATGACAAGATAATACGTTTAATTAAGATGTAAACTCAATCAAGACAGAGTTGGTTGTATGTAGAACTGGGAAGAACGCTGAGTACATCATCACAGCACGTGACCAAAATGGACCAATCACGGGAGATGATTTATTTGGCATTCAACGCGGAGCAACAATATGCGCGTCAAGGGACACAAAGAAGCTACGCGGGGTCGGTCATATGATGCAATATGGGCGTTGTCAGCCGCGCGAGGGGGGAGTATCAGGAGGCCTTTACTCAGGGCTATTGAGACAGGAGTGGCAATATTACtgctttgcttgtttttttttttttttttgcaaaaaacaaaagaggacaCAATGACACTAAAGCTGCAGGCTCTGATGCGCCACTTTTTGGGGATCTCTGTGTCAAAGTGGCTATTGTCCTTTATCTTCCTCTGTGTAAGCACACAGAAATATTCTTCCTTTGTTGTGTTTGGTGTAAAATGTGAaga
The DNA window shown above is from Syngnathoides biaculeatus isolate LvHL_M chromosome 3, ASM1980259v1, whole genome shotgun sequence and carries:
- the LOC133498189 gene encoding tyrosine-protein kinase CSK; the protein is MSGIHAPWSTGTECVAKYNFQTANEQDLPFCKGDVLTIIGVTRDPNWYKARNIVGREGTIPANYVQKREGVKSGGKLSLMPWFHGKITREQAERLLYPPETGLFLVRESTNYPGDYTLCVSCDGKVEHYRIIYHNGKLTIDEEEYFDNLMQLVEHYTKDADGLCTSLIKPKLMEGTVAAQDEFSRSGWALNRKELKLLQTIGKGEFGDVMVGDYRGTKVAVKCIKNDATAQAFIAEASVMTQLRHNNLVQLLGVIVEERGSLYIVTEYMAKGSLVDYLRSRGRTVLGGDCLLKFSLDVCEAMEYLEANNFVHRDLAARNVLVSDDNIAKVSDFGLTKEASSIQDTAKLPVKWTSPEALREKRFSTKSDVWSYGILLWEIYSFGRVPYPRIPLKEVVPRVEKGYKMDAPDGCPPVVYDLMKQCWTLDAAVRPSFRMLREKLQHIRAKELYL